ACCACCTTCTCAGTCTTCCAATCTTTCCAGCCCCCACGAAAGCGGCGACTCGCGCTTCAAGGTCATCGACCGAGTCATGAAACGCCACCAGTTTCAGCAGGATGCGCTCATCGAAGTGCTGACGGCAGCCCAGGAAAGCTTCGGCTATCTGCGCGAAGACGTGCTGACTTATGTCGCGCGACGGCTGCAGCTTCCTCTGAGCTGGGTCTATGGGGTGGCGACCTTTTATCACTTCTTTTCATTGGCCCCCAAAGGGCGTCACCACTGTATCGTCTGCCTGGGAACCGCCTGTTACGTGGGGCGATCGGCCGAAATCCTTGCAGCTCTGGAAAAGCGTTTCGGCGTCAAGGCTGGCGAGACCACGGCCGGTGGGGAGCTTACCCTCACCACGACACGCTGCCTGGGAAGCTGCGGGTTGGCCCCGGTGGTGGTGCTGGATGGAGACATCCTCGGCCGGCAATCTCCCGAAAACGCCGTGGCCCGTGTGGAAGCGGTGCTGGGCGGGGCGGAAACCCCTTTGCCGCAGACGGCGTCGAACCCCTCTGAAGGTGAGGAGAAACAATGAACCGTACGGAACTTCAAACCATGGCGGAAGCCGAGCGCAGCCGGCAGCAGGCCTTTCGATGCCGATTCCTGTGCTGCGCCGGAACCCCCTGCCTTTCCGCCGGGGGCGGCGCCGTGCAGCAGGCCCTCAAGCAGGCTGTCGCGGCGCGGAATTTCGAGGCTTCAGTGGAAGTGGTGGGTGCGGGCTGTATGGGGCCGTGCAGCCGTGGACCTCTCGTTCGGGTGATCGCGGAAAACGGTGAGGAAACGCTCTATGAACGCATGACCCCGGAAAAGGCTGCCCGTCTGGTCGAAGCACACGCAGCCCCCGGCTCCACGACTCTCCCCGAAGAATGGCGGATCGCGGAGGATTCCCCCTTTTTCAGCAAGCAGACCAAAATTGTCCTTTCGGGAAGCGGGCGGGTGGACCCCGAGCGGTTGGAAAGCTATGTGGGGGAGGGAGGGTACAGCGCTCTCGCCCATGCCCTGCGTGAAATGACTCCGGAAGAGGTGTGCGAGGAGGTCGTGCGAAGCGGTCTTCGGGGCCGCGGAGGGGCCGGGTATCCCACGGGTGTCAAATGGAATCTGATGCGCAAGGCTCCCGGCGAGCGCAAGTTCGTGGTGGCCAACGGGGACGAAGGCGACCCGGGGGCGTACATGGACCGGACTCTCATGGAGTCGGACCCGCACCGGGTGCTGGAAGGAATGGCTCTTGCCGCCTACGCTGTGGGAGCCGAGCAGGGCTACGTGTACGTGCGCGGGGAATATCCTCTTGCGGCCCAGCGCATGGAACGGGCCATTCGGGCGGCCGAACGGCGGGGGCTCCTGGGTCATCGCATTTTCGAGAGCCGTTTCAATTTCCGTATCGACATCCGCATAGGGGCCGGAGCTTTCGTGTGCGGTGAGGAGACGGCCCTCATGGCCTCCATCATGGGGCGGCGCGGCCAGCCCGTTCCACGGCCTCCCTATCCCGCCCAGCGGGGCCTCTGGGGCGCGCCGACCCTCATCAACAACGTGGAGACCTTCGGAAACATTCCCCCCATCATCCAGCGGGGCGGCACATGGTATGCCGGGTACGGAACCGAAAAGAGCAGGGGGACCAAAGTCTTCGCCCTTGCCGGAAAAGTTTCCTGGACGGGCCTCATCGAGGTTCCTCTGGGGATAACCCTTCGGGAAATCGTCTTCGATATCGGGGGCGGCATTCCGGGAGGACGTGCCTTCAAGGCCGCTCAAACGGGTGGGCCGAGCGGAGGCTGCATTCCGGCGGCTCACCTGGATACCCCCATGGATTATGAAAACCTTCAAGCACTGGGGTCCATCATGGGATCAGGAGGGCTCATCATCATGGACGACACCAGCTGCATGCCGGATGTGGCCAAGTTTTTCATGGAATTCTGCATGGACGAAAGCTGCGGCAAATGCACCCCCTGCCGGAGCGGCACCGTGCAGATGGTGCGACTCCTCGATCGCATCACCGGCGGCAGAGCTGTCCCCGAAGATCTGGAGCGTTTGGAGGATCTCTGTATGCTGCTCAAGGAAACCTCCCTGTGCGGACTGGGGCAGACGGCTCCCAATCCCGTGTTGAGCACCCTCCGTCATTTCCGGGAGGAATACGAAGCCCACATCCGGGAGCGGCGCTGCCCCGCCGGGGTTTGTGACCTGGGAAATTGACCCCAAAGCCGGGGGAAGATACCCCTCTTTTATCTTCACTGAAAAAGGACATGCCATGGGAGTCGTGACGCTCACGTTGAACAACCAGCTCATCAGCGCCCGTGAAGGGCAGAGCCTGCTCGAGGTCATCCGGGAGAACGGGGTGGA
This region of Desulforhabdus amnigena genomic DNA includes:
- a CDS encoding NuoF family protein is translated as MNRTELQTMAEAERSRQQAFRCRFLCCAGTPCLSAGGGAVQQALKQAVAARNFEASVEVVGAGCMGPCSRGPLVRVIAENGEETLYERMTPEKAARLVEAHAAPGSTTLPEEWRIAEDSPFFSKQTKIVLSGSGRVDPERLESYVGEGGYSALAHALREMTPEEVCEEVVRSGLRGRGGAGYPTGVKWNLMRKAPGERKFVVANGDEGDPGAYMDRTLMESDPHRVLEGMALAAYAVGAEQGYVYVRGEYPLAAQRMERAIRAAERRGLLGHRIFESRFNFRIDIRIGAGAFVCGEETALMASIMGRRGQPVPRPPYPAQRGLWGAPTLINNVETFGNIPPIIQRGGTWYAGYGTEKSRGTKVFALAGKVSWTGLIEVPLGITLREIVFDIGGGIPGGRAFKAAQTGGPSGGCIPAAHLDTPMDYENLQALGSIMGSGGLIIMDDTSCMPDVAKFFMEFCMDESCGKCTPCRSGTVQMVRLLDRITGGRAVPEDLERLEDLCMLLKETSLCGLGQTAPNPVLSTLRHFREEYEAHIRERRCPAGVCDLGN
- the hoxE gene encoding bidirectional hydrogenase complex protein HoxE — translated: MAALNAPPSQSSNLSSPHESGDSRFKVIDRVMKRHQFQQDALIEVLTAAQESFGYLREDVLTYVARRLQLPLSWVYGVATFYHFFSLAPKGRHHCIVCLGTACYVGRSAEILAALEKRFGVKAGETTAGGELTLTTTRCLGSCGLAPVVVLDGDILGRQSPENAVARVEAVLGGAETPLPQTASNPSEGEEKQ